AATAATGCTTACCTGTTTGAACTTAAAAACATTAAATAGTGAACAACGCCTACATAGAACTCCGCAACAGAAATGACTTTGGTGATACCATAAACACCTATTTTTTATTTCTTAAATATAACTTTAAAAAATACACCAGCTTGTACTTACGTTACAATGCCATAAGTATTATTCTTTTAATAATAGCCTCTTATTTATTAGTAACAGGTTTTATGGGTTTAGCCAGTAGAGATTTTAGATTTGGAATGACTAACGGCGGTGACCAGAACATTTATTTAATTATCGGTGCTGTTTTTTTGGCTCTCATAATATTTGTTACAACCCTTATAAATTACAGTTTTTCTAGTTCGTATATGGCTGAATATGTAAAAAACACAGGGCAAGTGGAATCAAAAAACGTATGGCAAAACATTAAAATAAACTTAGGGCCTATCATTTTATTTATCTTTTTGGGTATTGGTCTTTATATTGGTTATTTTATAGTGTCTATTATTTTTGCATTCATTCCTTTAATAGGGATGTTGGTTCAATATGGACTTAGTTTTCTATTAGCTGCTTTTTTTGGATTGTCATTCATGGCTATTTTTTCAGAAAACAAAGGGTTAACTAATGCACTGTCTGAAGGTTTAACGTTTACCTTTTCAAGTTTTGGCAAAGTGATTCTTTTTGGGTTAGTAATAGGTATTTTAAATTTAATGATTACTATGCTTATCATTTCCATTCCTGGTTTCATTATTGGTATTTACGTCTATTTTTCATTAGAAAGTCATGTAGATCTAGCTACGAATGTATTTGCAAGTCTGGTATTTACCTTGGGATTTGCCATGTTTTTGTTAGCGTTTATTTATTCACAGGCTTTATCACAAATAGCTTATAGCGTTTTGTATTATAATATATTTGAAGAAAAAAATAATATTTTCTTAAAAAACAAAATTGAGCAAATAGGCATTAATGAATAATAAGAAATACCACATTTCGTTAATTACATTTGGCTTGTTTCTTTGCAATAGCTATTCTTTTTCTCAAGACAGTATTCAAAAAGATTCTTCAAATATTAAGGTTCTCTATTTTAAAGACGCCATCAAAGAACGCTATAAAGGCGATGATTTTAACTACTCTATAAACGACACTGGTGGTATAAATTTGTTACAACGTGTTTTACAGAAATTCTTTGGGTGGTTGAGTGATGTTTTTGGTTTTGACATCGATTTTATTAATTATAAAACCTTAGAATATATTGTGTATGGCTTCTTAGGAATTGCTGCTTTGTATTTAATTATTAAATTTTTAATGCAATCGCCTATAAATTCGGTTTTTAAAACGGAAGTACAAGATATTAGTAATTTTAAATATGTTGAAGAAAACATTAAAGATGTTAATTTCGATCATTTAATTGAAGCTGCATTGAAAGAGAACAACTACCGTTTGGCAACGCGTTATTTATATCTAAAATCTTTAAAATTACTTACCAATAAAAATATTATTGAGTGGCATTACGATAAAACAAATAGCGACTACATAAACGAAATTAAAGACGAACACACCAAATCGGTATTTAAACGTATTTCTTATTTATATGATTATGTTTGGTATGGCGAATTCCCTATAGATGAAGCTATTTACACAAAAAACCAATCTGATTTTGACAAACTAAACGCTCTTCAGCATGGATAAACGATCTAAAATAGCATTGTATGCCATTGGAGCGGTAATCGTTTTGATGATGATTGCAGAAATAACCAAACCCAAAGCCTTGAATTGGCGTGACTCTTACGCTGCTGCTGATAAAATTCCTCTGGGTTGTTATGTGCTTTTTAATGAATTAAAGGAAGTTTCAAGCAAACCAATTTCAGTTTCAACCAAAACAGCTTTTGAAGGTTTAAAAGATTTTGAAGGAAAAGAAAAAACTGTTCGCCTGTTTATAAATAATGGCATTTCGTTTGATAAGCAAGACTCCGAATCTCTTATTAAATATGTTGAAAACGGTAATTCAGTATTTATAAGTACTAATTATATGTATGGTATTTTAAGTGATACTTTAAATATTAGAATCGGAACAGATTATAATAATTTCTTCAAAAAACCATCTTTAAATAGCTTTACTAGTCCGAATTTAAAAACCAACGAACGCCACTTTAAAGACGTTATTGAAAACAGCTTTTTTATAAGTTTGGACACTATAAATGCAGTTGCGTTGGGTACAACCAAAGTTGAAAAAACTGAAAAAATTAGTGCTGATTCCGTTCCTGATACCAACATCAACTATATTAAAGTTCCTTTTGGGAAGAATAACGGTGCGTTTTATGTACACACCAACCCATTTGCGTTTAGCAACTACCACCTATTAAACGGTAATGAAAATTATGCAGCAACCGTATTATCATTTTTGCCAAAACATCAAATTATTTGGGATAACTATTATAAAAGTGGACGCAAGGTTATTACAAGTCCGTTGCGTTTTATACTTCAAAACCAAGCTTTAAAATGGGCATTCTATATTGCTATGCTATCATTAATTCTTTTTGTTATTTTTAGAGGAAAACGTACCCAACGCATCATTCCGGTTATAGAACCGCTAAAAAATGCCACATTGGATTTCACTAGAACTATTGGCGATTTGTATTATCAACATGGCGATTTTACTAATATTATCAATAAAAAAATTCAATATTTTTTAGAGCAAATACGGACCAAATATTACTTAAATACGAATGAATTAAATGAAAATTTCATTTCGAAATTAGCCATAAAATCATCCAACAAAATAGAAGACACCAAAGCTTTAATAGATTATATGGTGTATTTAAAATCAAAATCGAACCACACGGAAACCGATTTAATTCAACTAAATAAACACATGGAATCATTCACAAAAAACACAATCTAATGGAAGAACAACCAATTGAAAATCAAGATATAAATTTTGAAAGCAGGCTCGATTTAAAACCTCTTCAAGAACATGTTGAGGCTATTAAAAAAGAGATCGGCAAAATAATTGTTGGGCAAAATGAAATGATTGAATTACTTATTATTTCATTGCTTTCAAACGGACATGCCTTAATTGAAGGTGTTCCTGGTGTTGCAAAAACAATCACAGCTAAATTATTAGCAAAAACATTAGCTGTAGACTTTAGTCGAATTCAATTTACACCCGATTTAATGCCGAGTGACATTTTAGGAACTTCTGTATTTAATATAAAAACCAATGAGTTTGAATATAAAAAAGGTCCTATTTTTTCAAACGTCATTTTAATTGATGAAATAAACCGTGCACCTGCAAAAACACAAGCTGCTTTGTTTGAAGTCATGGCAGAACGGCAAATTACTATGGATGGTACCAAATATATCATGGAGCCACCTTTTTTAGTATTTGCTACCCAAAACCCGATTGAACAAGAAGGCACGTACAGATTGCCAGAAGCACAATTAGACCGCTTTTTATTTAAGATAGATGTAGATTATCCTACCCTTGAAAACGAAATTCAAATTTTAATGGAAAACCACCAGCGACATGATGTGTTGGATTTCGATGCTGTGATTCCCGTTTTAAATGCCCAACAAATTAAACATTATCAAAATTTAATAAAACAAATAGTTGTTGAAGACCACCTTATTACCTACATCGCATCTATTATAAGCAACACTAGAAACAATGCTAACTTGTATTTAGGAGCTTCACCAAGAGCCTCTATAGCAATATTGAACGCTGCTAAATCGAATGCTGCGATTCAAGGTAGAGATTTTGTAACCCCAGAAGACATTAAACGTTGTACCAAAGCCGTTTTAAAGCACCGATTGGTTTTAACTCCAGAACGCGAAATGGAAGGTTTTACTGTTGAAAAAGTTATTGAACAAATTTTAGAAACTATTGAGATTCCAAGATAAATTTTTAATTAGATATAAGATCGCTGTGCTGTTAGAAACAAGAATAAAGACTTTTATAGTCATGGCAAAAATTAATAAATGAAACGCTTTTTCAAAAATACCTACTTGAATACACACTTTTTTATTGGCGTGAGTGTTCTTGTTTTCCTATTTATTCTGGCATATATTTTTCCAGGGTTATTGGTTATCGCTCAAATGTTATTTTTTGTTTTTGTAAGTTTATTAATCGTTGATTCCATACTGCTATTCAAACAAAAAGGGATTTTAGCATCTCGAATTTTACCTGAAAAATTAAGTAATGGCGATGACAATCCTATTGAAATTTCACTACAAAACAATTATAATTTCACAAGCGATGTCAAGTTAATTGATGAACTGCCTTTTCAATACCAAAAACGCGATTTTGAGATAGATACCCAACTCCAAAAACAAACTAGTAAAAAAATAACCTATACCCTAAGACCTTTAGAGCGTGGTGAATATTATTTTGGTAACTTAAACCTGTATGCCAACAGTCCGATTAACTTAATATCTAGACGCTTTCAATTTGGTAAAGATGCTATGGTACCTAATTACCCATCATTTTTACAATTAAAGAAATACATGCTTTTAGCCTTTTCTAACAAGATTTTTGAGTACGGTTTAAAAAAGATTCGTCGTATTGGACATACTATGGAATTTGAGCAAATAAAAGATTATGTACAAGGTGACGATTTGCGAAACATAAACTGGAAAGCCACTGCAAAAAGCAGTAAGCTTATGGTGAACCAGTTTCAAGATGAACGGTCACAACCTGTTTACAGCGTTATTGATAAAGGCAGAGTTATGAAAATGCCTTTTGAAGGCTTGAGTTTGTTAGATTATGCCATAAACGCATCTCTAGTAATAAGTAATGTTGCTTTAAAAAAACAAGACAAAGCAGGTCTTTTTTCATTTTCAAGAAAAGTTGAAAACCGTGTGGTTGCCGAACGCAGACCATCACAAATGAACACCATTCTTGAAACACTTTATAATTTGAATACCGATTTTGTCGAATCAGATTTCTCAAGATTATATATTGATGTAAAACGACATTTGAATCAGCGAAGTTTACTTTTGTTGTACACCAACTTTGAAACTTTAGATGCTTTGTACCGACAATTACCTTATTTAAAAGCCATTGCTAAAAATCATTTATTGGTAGTTATCTTTTTTGAAAACACAGAACTTCAAAGACTCACTCATAAAAGCGCTGATACTACCTTTGAAATATTCGAAAAAACCATTACCGAAAAATTTATTTACGAGAAAAAACTAATTGTAAACGAACTTCAAAAACATGGTATTCAAAGTATTTTAACAGCACCAGAACATTTAACAATTAATACCATCAATAAGTATTTAGAAATAAAAGCTAGAGGGTTGTTGTAATAAAAAAGACCCTCAAATAATTTGAAAGTCTTTCTTGTTATTAATCAATCCAAAGTTATTAGCTTAACCAAGCTTTCATCATCCAAACTGTTTTTTCTTGTTCTGTAATAAAATCGCTCATCATAGAGTTGGTACCTTCATCATTTGCATCACCTGATTTATCTAAAATAGCACGTTCAATTTTTAATAATTCAGTCAGCGATTCAACAATTAAAGTCACTGCTTTTTCATCTTGAGATATATTTTTACCTACGGGTACTTGAGCATTTTCTATATAATCTGTAAAAGTATGCAGCGGTGTTTCTCCCAAAGTCAATACACGTTCGGCAATTAAATCTACTTTCATATTTGCATCGGTATATAACTCTTCAAACTTAACATGTAGATCAAAAAATCGTTTTCCCTTTATATTCCAGTGAATACCTCTTAAATTCTGATAATAAATTTGAAAATTAGCTAACAAGTTATTTAAATCATTTGCTAATTCTTTTGCTTTTTGAATGTCTAATCCGATACTGTTTAATTTCATAATAAGTTATATTTTATTCTACCACAAATTTAATCTATAATTAACAGCAATATCGATAGGTTTTATTGATAGTTTTTATATTTTTATAAGCTAAATTGATACACATGACCATTACGCAATTATACTATGTTTTAGCAGTAGCTGAAAACCAAAATTTCACAAGGGCAGCAGAAAAATGTTTTGTTACCCAACCTACCCTAAGTATGCAAATACAAAAACTGGAAGAAGAACTAGATATTCTAATTTTTGATAGAAGTAAAAAACCTATAGAATTAACAGATGTGGGCAGAAAAATAGTCACCCAAGCTAGAAACATTGTAAACGAATCGTATAGAATACAAGATATTGTAGACCAGCAAAAAGGATTTATTGGTGGCGAATTTAAACTAGGTATTATACCAACGGTAATGCCAACATTGTTACCTATGTTTTTGAAGAATTTCATAAAAAAGCATCCCAAAATAAAGCTTAAAATAGAAGAGTTAACAACCGAGGAAATTATTGAACGCTTAAAAGACGGCCATTTAGATGCTGCCATTGCCGCCACGCCTTTAGAAGATGAAAATATAAAAGAACGCGTACTTTACTTTGAACCTTTTGTGGGCTATATTCCTAAAAACCACAGACTTCATACTAATAAAAAAATTGATGTCGCCGATTTAGATATAAGCGATATGTTACTACTTGAAGATGGGCATTGTTTTAGAGATGGTGTTATTAATTTATGTAAAGCTTTCAAAAACCAATCCGACGAACAGTTTCAGTTAGAAAGTGGTAGTATTGAAACCTTAATAAAATTATCTAACGAAGGTTTAGGTATGACGCTTCTTCCTTATTTACACACTTTGGATATTAATGAGAAAGAAAAAGAAAACCTTCATTATTTTAATGAACCTTCTCCTGCTAGGGAAGTCAGTCTTATTTATCATAAAAGTGAATTAAAAATGCAAATCATTGAAGCTTTACAAGATGTTATATCTGGTGTGGTTCGTGGCGCTATTGCATTTCAAAATGTGAAGATTATTAGTCCGTTGCCTTCAAAATAAAAAGAATCGTCATTACGAGCATATTAAAGTAATCTGTATACTAAATTTTAAAGATTACTTCCTGATACTTTCTCGCAATGACGATTAACTATTTTACAACATATAATTCAAATAGAGAGAAAATTTATTTTTAGAAGTTACATTATCTCCAAAAAGGTGTTGACTTACAGGAAACGTATAATTGGCACCGACTATAAATTTATCAATCTTGAATTCTGAACCAAATGTACCATTTACCATATTTCCATCGGTATCTGCCAGCCTTTCATTATACTGTTTAATAGAATTATAAACATCTCCTGAAATGCCTAAAAACGGACTTAAAGCCGATTTTTTAAACGGAACATTATAATACACATTGGAGGCATAACTAAATTGATTCCCGAATTGATATTCGTTTTTGTTTTCTGTTTTTAAATAATAAGTTGCCGTTGTATTAACACCCAATTGGTTTTTTGAATACGTATGCATTAAAGAAAAAATAGCATCAACGCTTCCTGTACCAACTTGAAACCCTGGATTTATTCTGTTAGTTAAACTTTCTTCAAAAGCACCTGTTGGCAATTTTACACCCAAGCCAACATTTAGTTGATGTCCCGAAGCTTCTCTTTCTTCATCTTCAGTATCTTCGGCTTGCTTCTTATAAAACGTCATTTTATACCAACCTATTATTGAGGCATCACCCAACCCATTTCTACGCTCATTACTAGCTTCAAAAACTCTATTTAAATCTTGATAGGGAATTATAGCATTTAAGGAAAAAACTTCGGTAATAGGAAGCCTTCCCCAAAGTTGATATGTATTAAAATATTCTTTACTTGTTGGTGAATTACTAAAAATACCATTTTTAGACTCAAAATTTTGATACATGTATCTTACACCTACAAAACTCACATTGCCTAAAGTTCCAAAACTGGAACTCCCACCACTGGTTGAACAACCACATAAATCACAAAAAAATTCAAACGGGTCATGATTGTGAGTTGGGTTCGTTTTAGCTTCATTCTGTAAAGGATTACATAAAAATAGTATCCCAAATAAAATTGTTTTTATATTAATATTCTGAAAATCTAACATCATTTAAAAATTCGTTATCTGTAAGTGTTTTTAAGAAAGCAATAATACTTTCTTTTTCATAGGCATTTAGTGTAATACCATAGGTGTTATCTGCTCTTAAAAGTAACGCATCTACATTGCCATTATCAACTGCCCCCGAATCATAAAAATCTAAAACAGCTTCCAAAGTTGCAAACCTTCCGTCGTGCATATAAGGATAGGTATGTTCAATATTCCTTAAACTAGGCACTTTAAACTTGTATAAATCATCTGAATTTTCAAAAACGGCATAACGCCCTTTATCCTCTAATTTTGGATTTATTGACAAACCATTGTTTCGATAAGATTGGTCTGAAAACAAATCGGTTGTATGACAAGATGCACATTTGTTTTGAAAAGTATTTAAACCATCGGACTCTTTTTGAGATAGTGTTACATTATTTTCTTTTCTAATATATTTATCATATTTAGAGTTTGAAGACACCATTAAAATCATGAATTGGGACAAGGCTTTAAGCATGTTTGCTGAATTAATTTCGCCATCATCAAATGCTTTACTAAATTGCTTTTTATAGTAGGAATCTTTTTTTAATTTTTCAAGCACGTTCGATAAGGTTTCTCCCATTTCTAAATCGCTTGTTAAGGGAATTATAGGTTGAAAATCTAAATGCGTCGCTGCACCATCCCACATAAATTCTTTTTGAAAAGCTAAATTTTGAATGGGTTGTGCATTTCGTAAACCAATACCTCCATTAACGCCATGACTTAAAGTGTGCCCATGGTGCGTAAAGGCAAAAGCCTGCTCGTGACAAAAAGCACAGGGAATGGAATTGTTAGCAGATAATCTACCATCGTAAAACAATTTTTTACCCAATTCAAATCCTTCTTCTGTTAAAGGATTGTTTTCCAAATTATAAGTTATATCTGGAAAATTCGAGGGTAAATCAAACGTTAAAGGTTTAGGGACATAAACACCTTCTTCTTTTGAGCACGACATAAAAATTAACTGAACAAAAATAATTACTAAAAGTATTTTTTTCATTTTTAAGTTTTTATTACCAGTATAGAATAGCTAGGAAGTAATTTTCAAACTACTTCCTAGTATTTCCTACAACACGTATTAATTATTGTGTACGTGGTGTACTTCAAAAATGCCTTTTAAATTATTGGCAATAACGGGTGTTGTTTCTGCACTCGTATGTACTTGATTGTAACCGTCGGCAAAATTCACTGATGTGGTACCATCAAAAACCTTAGAAATATCGGCTTTAATATGTATTTCTGGTTGAGCCGTTTCTCGAACCCTCACCGTATTTGGAAATGTTAAAGTAACTTCTTTGTAATTATCTAAAGAAGTGCCGACACTTCCCATATGCAACGCCAAACTTCCATCAACAACAGCAGGAACAGCAATTGAAGAAGAATATGTACCATCAAAACGCATAAATCGGTAACCCGTTGCCCAAGCCCACATCATACCTGCCGCTTGTGCTTGTACTAAAAAATCACCTTGACCATCAGCTCCAAGTGCATAACGTTCTTGATCGATGCCTATACCAAATGTTACTTCGGTATAATCGGCAGCATCAACATCATTTAGTGTTATAAAAATTTCACCTGCATTATTACCATTAGCTTCGTCTACAATAAATAGGTTACTTGATGAAGGGTATGTAAAAACGTTACCTTTAGAGTCTTTAACTCTAACGTTACTTATGATGTATTTTAAGCTAGTAAGTTTGAAAGATTCTCCATTAGATTTAGTGTATGATGTTCCAAAAATAAAATCTTGGTCGCCTACTGCATTATCGAATTTTAAAGTTAAAGTTCCTGTTTGTCCTTCTAAATTTTCATCATCTGATGAACACGATATGATTGATACGCATAGCAACAGTGCTAACGCTATTTTCGTTATTTTCATGTGTTTAAAATATAATATTGAAGTGCTATTATGGGCAAGCACTAAAAAGCCTTGTAAAAAAACTAAATATTAAATGTTACACAATGGGAGGTTTGTAAGCAAAGGAGGTATGTAAAAAGGAATAGGTATTAGCATACCTAAACAATTCTTTTTTTGAACTATAAATAACAAGATTAGTAAAATTAAAATCTTGATGTTTAGATATATATACGGGTAGAAATGACTCAAATATAACTCTTAAAGACTTAGTACTATCATCATCATTACTAGTTGATGAATCACTGAGTTGATTTGCTAAATGGCATTTACCATTACACTGAAACTCTGGTTTATCTTTATTAACACAGTATTTTTGAATAATCGCATCTATATTCAATTCAAAATAAACCAACTGTCCAATATAATATGCTGGACGAATGGAAAAGCAAAATAAAAGGAATATAGTAATTAACTTTTTCAGCTGTTTTATTTTTTGCAAATATACAATTCAATTAAAACTACAGCCATTTATTCTCAAAAAAAAGCGACTGGTTAAGTCGCTTTTTTTTTATAGTTTTAAATAAATCAAACATTGATTTAATTCTGGGTTTTGCTGTACAAGAGAAAGAATAAATGATTTAAGCTCTTCCAACTCATGGGGCAGTAATCGTTGACCTGCCTTTTGTACTTCTTTGCAAAACAATGATGCGTCAAAACTCACTTTTTTGAGCACAGTTTTGGTGTAATCAAGCATTGCTCTTGCCATAATTTTGTAAAGGTTTAGATTGATAAAAGGTAGATTTTTAAATAAGCTAATTTATTTTAATTGAATTTTTAAATTTAATAAAAATTCTCTAAGTTTTTCAACTTTTATATAAAATTAACTTTTCAATACCTTCAAAATCCCCTAACTGTATTTAAAATGAATCTATTAAATAATATTTTCAGCATTTTAGTAAGAGCTTTAAGCATTACAGTAACACAGATCTATGAACGGTAAGAGTAATTTTTTAATTTTACACCTCCCTCAAAACATATAGTTCCCTCAAAGTAAATTACGATAATTCAACTTAAAATCTCTTTTAAAAAAATGAATGTTTTTTAAAATGTAACCCCATTTCAAGTTATTTATAAATTAACTTAAAAATATTTCACTAACCTACAAATGTCTCTCACACATGAATATATTCAAACAATTTTTAGCGCTTTTTATACTTACATTTATCAATATAAGTTATTCACAAACAGGTCCTGGTGGTGTAGGTAACTCTACCAACAATGCCCTATGGCTAAAAGGTGACGGTCTCACATGTATAGATGCTGGAGCAACTCAGGCTGCCCACGGAGAACAAATTAGACAATGGAATGATGTGTCTGGAAATAACCGGCATGCAACCCAAACCACAGCTGGAAACAGACCTTATTATGAGGCCAGTACAACCAATGGTATGCCTGGATTAAAATTTACAGGAAATTCATTTATTGATGGACCAGCCTTGGGAATAGGATCAAACAGTAGTTATACCTATTTAATGGTTTTTAAAGATACGCAAACGAACCCAGGCGGAATGAATAATGGAAGTGGTGATTTCATATTAGATAGAACCAGCGCAACAAACGGTTTAGTGTCTTTAAAACCTATAACTGGAAACAAATATGGTTTTCAAAAAAGAAACAATTCTGGAGGAGGTTTAGGTGGGCCTTTAAGTACAACAAGTATTAACACTAATACTAAAATAATTGAATTAAGAAGAAATTACAATGTCAATTATCAATTTTTTTATAATGGCAATCAAGAATCGACATTGTCCGATACTGATGGTGCGACAACGCCTCCAGATCCTAGAATAGGAAGACATGCAACGGATCCTAATAATGGATTAAGAGGTTTTATTAATGAATTTATTATATATGATTTTGCACTTAACACAGCCCAAACCATTATTGTAAATAACTACCTTGCTGCTAAATATGACCTATCCTTATCTGCAAATGATTTATATACCCAAGATAATGCTATAAGAGGAAACTTCGACCATAATGTTGCTGGTATTGGTCGGGCAAGTGATGGCACAAACCATACCGATTCTCGCGGAACTGGTATAGTAAAAATAAGCAATCCAAACGCATTAAGTAATAATGAATTTTTATTTTGGGGAGAAGAAACTAGAAACCCAACTTATAGTTTCTCTACCAATACTAGTAACTACACAGAACAATTAAATTCTAAATGGCGGGTTAATCATATAGGAAATTTGGGAACAGTTACTGTTGAATTTGATATTACCAATGTAAACTTATCAGGAAAACAATCATGTTCTAACTTGCAATTGGTCGTTGATAATGATACAAATTTTTCTTCCCCAACTTCAACGTATAATTTAACAATTTCGGGAAATACAGCCACGGCAACAGGAGTTGTATTTACAAATAATGATTATTTTACATTAAGATATATAGATCAAATCGTTTGGGATGGTACTAATTTTTTTAACGGTTCTAGAGTAAATAATGCACCACACACTACCAACTCCTGCTTAAAATTCACGGTAAAAGCATCAGGTACACTAAGTTTAGATGCCAACATTAGAGAAATTGAAGTTGAAACTGGAGCGACATTAAATATAGCAAATGGCGTTTTACTTAATATAGAGAACCAAGTGGTTATTAATGGAACTTTAGACTTAATAGGCGAAGCTCAACTTATACAAAACCACACTGGCGTTACTTCTAATTCTGGCAGTGGGAATTTAAAAATAAGACAACAAGGTACTTCTAACTTATATAATTATAATTATTGGAGCTCGCCCGTAAATAGAAGTGGTAACTGGCAAATTGGTTATTTAGAAGATGCTAATGGCGTAGTGAATTTTACGAGCGCAGTTGACGCGAAGGCCTCAACAACACCTATTACGCTTAGTAGCAGGTGGCTGTATGGTTTTAATGGCCCTGTTGGAGATTATAATTCCTGGTCGCAATTCTTAAAGACTAGTAATGTAGTTCCTGGTATTGGCTATACCATGAAAGGTTCTGGAACAATAGCTTCAGAACAAGAATATATTTTTAAGGGCACTCCTAATGATGGTGACTACATAATACCCGTAACCTCAAATAAAGAAATTTTAATTGGAAACCCCTACCCTTCTACTTTAGATGCTAACCAGTTTATTAACGATAATTTGTCGGTTATTGATGGGGCAATATATTTTTGGGAATCTTTTTCAACCAACAATAGTCATTACTTAGCGGAATACGAAGGTGGTTACGCAACTTATAACTTAACAATGCCATTGCCAGCTGTTGCCGATGCTTCAGGCTTAACAAGTGGTAATGGTAACACATCAAAACCTGCTCCTACCAGATATGTAAATGTGGGTCAAGGATTTTTCACAACCATAACAAATACAGGCAATGTAAGGTTTAATAATGCTCAACGTGCATTTGCCAAAGAATCATCAAACGAAACTGTATATTTTAAAACCAATACTAAAAATAAACAAGCCATAATTAAAGATGATAGACCAAAAATATGGTTTTCATTTACTGAACCAAAAGGTTACATGAAAATGATCGGGTTAGGTTATGATGAAAAAACTTCTTATGGTTACGATAAAGGCTATGACGCAAAATCAAAAAATGATTTCAAAAATGATTTTTACTGGTTTCTGAATAATCAAAAATTAGTAATTCAAGCATTACCAGAAATAAACATT
The genomic region above belongs to Mariniflexile litorale and contains:
- a CDS encoding Dps family protein; this translates as MKLNSIGLDIQKAKELANDLNNLLANFQIYYQNLRGIHWNIKGKRFFDLHVKFEELYTDANMKVDLIAERVLTLGETPLHTFTDYIENAQVPVGKNISQDEKAVTLIVESLTELLKIERAILDKSGDANDEGTNSMMSDFITEQEKTVWMMKAWLS
- a CDS encoding LysR substrate-binding domain-containing protein, with the translated sequence MTITQLYYVLAVAENQNFTRAAEKCFVTQPTLSMQIQKLEEELDILIFDRSKKPIELTDVGRKIVTQARNIVNESYRIQDIVDQQKGFIGGEFKLGIIPTVMPTLLPMFLKNFIKKHPKIKLKIEELTTEEIIERLKDGHLDAAIAATPLEDENIKERVLYFEPFVGYIPKNHRLHTNKKIDVADLDISDMLLLEDGHCFRDGVINLCKAFKNQSDEQFQLESGSIETLIKLSNEGLGMTLLPYLHTLDINEKEKENLHYFNEPSPAREVSLIYHKSELKMQIIEALQDVISGVVRGAIAFQNVKIISPLPSK
- a CDS encoding DUF4350 domain-containing protein, which codes for MDKRSKIALYAIGAVIVLMMIAEITKPKALNWRDSYAAADKIPLGCYVLFNELKEVSSKPISVSTKTAFEGLKDFEGKEKTVRLFINNGISFDKQDSESLIKYVENGNSVFISTNYMYGILSDTLNIRIGTDYNNFFKKPSLNSFTSPNLKTNERHFKDVIENSFFISLDTINAVALGTTKVEKTEKISADSVPDTNINYIKVPFGKNNGAFYVHTNPFAFSNYHLLNGNENYAATVLSFLPKHQIIWDNYYKSGRKVITSPLRFILQNQALKWAFYIAMLSLILFVIFRGKRTQRIIPVIEPLKNATLDFTRTIGDLYYQHGDFTNIINKKIQYFLEQIRTKYYLNTNELNENFISKLAIKSSNKIEDTKALIDYMVYLKSKSNHTETDLIQLNKHMESFTKNTI
- a CDS encoding cytochrome c peroxidase; its protein translation is MKKILLVIIFVQLIFMSCSKEEGVYVPKPLTFDLPSNFPDITYNLENNPLTEEGFELGKKLFYDGRLSANNSIPCAFCHEQAFAFTHHGHTLSHGVNGGIGLRNAQPIQNLAFQKEFMWDGAATHLDFQPIIPLTSDLEMGETLSNVLEKLKKDSYYKKQFSKAFDDGEINSANMLKALSQFMILMVSSNSKYDKYIRKENNVTLSQKESDGLNTFQNKCASCHTTDLFSDQSYRNNGLSINPKLEDKGRYAVFENSDDLYKFKVPSLRNIEHTYPYMHDGRFATLEAVLDFYDSGAVDNGNVDALLLRADNTYGITLNAYEKESIIAFLKTLTDNEFLNDVRFSEY
- a CDS encoding DUF58 domain-containing protein, which encodes MKRFFKNTYLNTHFFIGVSVLVFLFILAYIFPGLLVIAQMLFFVFVSLLIVDSILLFKQKGILASRILPEKLSNGDDNPIEISLQNNYNFTSDVKLIDELPFQYQKRDFEIDTQLQKQTSKKITYTLRPLERGEYYFGNLNLYANSPINLISRRFQFGKDAMVPNYPSFLQLKKYMLLAFSNKIFEYGLKKIRRIGHTMEFEQIKDYVQGDDLRNINWKATAKSSKLMVNQFQDERSQPVYSVIDKGRVMKMPFEGLSLLDYAINASLVISNVALKKQDKAGLFSFSRKVENRVVAERRPSQMNTILETLYNLNTDFVESDFSRLYIDVKRHLNQRSLLLLYTNFETLDALYRQLPYLKAIAKNHLLVVIFFENTELQRLTHKSADTTFEIFEKTITEKFIYEKKLIVNELQKHGIQSILTAPEHLTINTINKYLEIKARGLL
- a CDS encoding MoxR family ATPase, which gives rise to MEEQPIENQDINFESRLDLKPLQEHVEAIKKEIGKIIVGQNEMIELLIISLLSNGHALIEGVPGVAKTITAKLLAKTLAVDFSRIQFTPDLMPSDILGTSVFNIKTNEFEYKKGPIFSNVILIDEINRAPAKTQAALFEVMAERQITMDGTKYIMEPPFLVFATQNPIEQEGTYRLPEAQLDRFLFKIDVDYPTLENEIQILMENHQRHDVLDFDAVIPVLNAQQIKHYQNLIKQIVVEDHLITYIASIISNTRNNANLYLGASPRASIAILNAAKSNAAIQGRDFVTPEDIKRCTKAVLKHRLVLTPEREMEGFTVEKVIEQILETIEIPR